ATTCCGAGTGGGAGCGGTATGGGAAAGGGCAGGCGTCGAGCGCCGGGCGCCACGTGCCGGGAGAGCCGGATGGTAAACGGGTAACGAGTAAGCCGGAGGCGGGGGACTGAGGTGGGCGAGTTGGGGTCGCTAGGCAAACTTCTGGTGCTTATAGGAATCGTGCTGGTGGTGATCGGCGGCCTCATCATGCTCTCGGGCAAGATCCCCTGGCTCGGCAGGCTGCCGGGAGATATCGTCATACAGCGGAAGAATTTCACCTTTTACTTTCCGCTCGCTACGAGCATCGTCATCAGTATTATTTTAACGCTTATTTTCTGGTTGATCGGGAGAAGATAAATGCTAAGAAATCAGGAGCCGGAAGTCGGAAGCCAGAGGGCAAGGCGCGCTATGCCGATGCCCGTCATGCTTTCTGTTGTTTTGTTCTGGCTTCTTGCTTCCGGCCCCTGGCTCCTGAGCGACGCTTTCGCAGCTGCCTCCATCAGGGTGCTGCTGGTCGATGCGAAGAGTCCGAAGATCCCCTTCAAGGACGAGAAGGTGGAGCAGCTCGGCACCTCTATGGGCGAGGTGGTACTGAACGGCACCAAATATACCGGCAAGCTCGAGGTCTGGAAGGGGACGGGCGGCATCTACATCATCAATGAAATACCGCTGGAGGAGTACATAAAAGGGGTCGTCGCCGCCGAGGTGGGCAACAAGTGGGATACGGAGGCCCTGAAGGCCCAGGCTGTCGTGGCGCGGACCTATGCGCTCTATCAAAAGGCGAACAACGGCACGGGCTCGCTTCCCTATGATATAACGTCATCGGTGCTCCACCAGGTCTTCAAGGGAACGGGTATCCCCGAGAATATCGCCAAGGCGGTGGAAGAGACGGAGGGAGAGATCCTGACCTACGAGGGCAAGCCGATCATCGCGTTCTACCACTCGACGAGCGGGGGCATGACCGAGGACCCCCTCGAGGTCTTCGGAAAGAGCTACCCCTACCTGAAGCCGGTCGAGACGAGCTGCGAGCTCTCGCCTTTTTTCATATGGGAAAAGA
The Nitrospirota bacterium genome window above contains:
- a CDS encoding SpoIID/LytB domain-containing protein, whose product is MPMPVMLSVVLFWLLASGPWLLSDAFAAASIRVLLVDAKSPKIPFKDEKVEQLGTSMGEVVLNGTKYTGKLEVWKGTGGIYIINEIPLEEYIKGVVAAEVGNKWDTEALKAQAVVARTYALYQKANNGTGSLPYDITSSVLHQVFKGTGIPENIAKAVEETEGEILTYEGKPIIAFYHSTSGGMTEDPLEVFGKSYPYLKPVETSCELSPFFIWEKRIPVPDVEKAINISGIKDIVIDSYTDSNRVRDLRIITESGEHTMLGKEFRRSLGWDRLPSTMVTSLLRSGNQFIFEGKGYGHGVGMCQWSALEMAQAGKDYEEILCAFYPGTSLEVFEK
- a CDS encoding DUF2905 domain-containing protein; the protein is MGSLGKLLVLIGIVLVVIGGLIMLSGKIPWLGRLPGDIVIQRKNFTFYFPLATSIVISIILTLIFWLIGRR